The following proteins are encoded in a genomic region of Cryptomeria japonica chromosome 11, Sugi_1.0, whole genome shotgun sequence:
- the LOC131065029 gene encoding uncharacterized protein LOC131065029, giving the protein MDSEEVLGWIEALENYFELEDTDDDKKVRFAKAKLRGTTLTWWSGVQAERTARGLNKITSWERMKAMMKAQFLPFDFAIQTKRMRQNLKQRDMDVMTYTEQFHKLSIRGGVEDEDEKVARYLNGLRYNLQDEIGLNVPQTLGDCFQLAIRAEEKLKRKQERQGGTRGRGSMRGRGGRSTNESQGQDNKDKESTSEQRGGYSYRGGGRFGSGRGSHVFTGRCYHCNEVGHPSFKCPKWDEADRGKDRRVHLTCEEEDKKEDKEPLKAYAITEGDFLMIRIGKLQQQTSNQVSIFRTQCLSKGKICKLIIDSGSHDNLVSFDMVSKLGLQTFDHPNPYNATWVSQEQDIMISQRAYVDFSIGPYHDQVLCDVIPMTCGHIILGRPWQYLRRTIHDGYTNTYLVHKGSKRYCLTPLPFREKYEHNVICFGDKIRLCEQGKEDNDTSWKNKTKLQKNSSLKEQHGCSFNSIRVGGIDCLMIEKRDVVKPLSLQMISDQNSDKKRQEEVKTQGPRQGTQNQLFDTIAFGKVNAGCSRRKITFGEYLFPI; this is encoded by the coding sequence ATGGACAGTGAGGAAGTGCTAGGGTGGATAGAGGCCTTAGAAAACTACTTTGAGTTGGAAGATACTGATGATGATAAGAAGGTGAGATTTGCAAAGGCTAAGTTGAGAGGTACTACTTTAACATGGTGGAGTGGTGTACAAGCTGAGAGGACAGCAAGAGGATTGAATAAGATTACAAGTTGGGAAAGGATGAAAGCAATGATGAAGGCACAATTTCTACCATTTGATTTTGCTATACAAACAAAGAGGATGAgacaaaacttgaaacaaagagACATGGATGTGATGACATACACAGAGCAATTTCATAAACTGAGCATTAGAGGAGGAgtagaggatgaagatgaaaaggtagcaaggtatttgaatgggctgAGATATAATTTGCAGGATGAGATTGGGTTGAATGTTCCACAAACATTGGGAGATTGTTTTCAACTTGCAATAAGGGCTGAGGAGAAGTTGAAAAGAAAACAAGAGAGGCAAGGAGGCACAAGaggtagaggatccatgagaggaagaggaggaaggtcTACAAATGAATCACAAGGACAAGACAATAAGGACAAAGAGTCTacatcagaacaaagaggtggttatAGTTATAGAGGAGGAGGTAGATTTGGTAGTGGAAGAGGATCACATGTATTCACAGGTAGGTGTTACcattgtaatgaagttggacatccATCTTTCAAATGTCCTAAATGGGATGAAGCTGATAGAGGCAAAGATAGAAGAGTTCATTTAACAtgtgaagaagaagacaagaaagaagacaaagaaccaTTGAAAGCCTATGCTATAACAGAGGGAGATTTTCTTATGATCAGAATAGGTAAATTGCAGCAGCAAACATCAAATCAGGTATCCATCTTCAGGACACAATGCTTGAGTAAGGGTAAGATATGTAAGTTGATTATTGATTCTGGCTCACATGATAATCTTGTTTCATTTGATATGGTTTCTAAGTTGGGATTGCAAACATTTGATCATCCTAATCCTTATAATGCCACTTGGGTTAGTCAAGAGCAGGATATAATGATTAGTCAGAGGGCTTATGTTGATTTCTCAATTGGTCCATATCATGATCAAGTTTTGTGTGATGTTATACCTATGACTTGTGGACATAtaattttgggtagaccatggcaatacTTGAGGAGGACAATCCATGATGGATATACAAATACATACTTGGTGCATAAGGGTAGTAAGAGATATTGTTTAACACCTTTGCCTTTTAGGGAGAAGTATGAGCATAATGTAATttgttttggagataaaatcaggTTGTGTGAGCAGGGTAAAGAGGACAATGATACCAGTTGGAAGAACAAAACAAAGTTGCAGAAAAATAGCAGTCTTAAGGAGCAACATGGTTGTAGTTTCAATAGCATAAGAGTTGGGGGTATTGATTGCCTGATgattgagaagagagatgtggttAAACCTCTAAGTTTGCAGATGATATCAGATCAGAACAGTGATAAGAAGAGGCAAGAAGAGGTGAAGACACAAGGTCCTAGACAAGggactcaaaatcagctttttgaTACTATTGCTTTTGGTAAAGTGAATGCAGGTTGTAGTAGGAGGAAGATTACCTTTGGAGAGTACCTTTTCCCTATTTAA